The following coding sequences lie in one Yamadazyma tenuis chromosome 3, complete sequence genomic window:
- a CDS encoding uncharacterized protein (EggNog:ENOG503PVB7; COG:S), whose amino-acid sequence MKLILLPVLVLLVVQASGLNILLSTTDSWVTKNSRLLAHQLTQKNHTVVLVAPLHQSVGALHQNTHVSNHRITDGGDFGHLLPSNQLYYKNLLKLDKINLLPGAPRRLLKKEDLRRIEEEVDEEVGGGVSFVNTNQWGNDPLDKNCWYVNSNDPISILSVAVHNLLPQMYPGMKIDLAILGPTEGTTDDVQNVVTQMEKFLLVKEIPTISVHSKDSSHIYFKSDLVTKNRRSQFAKMTHYQNSKIIELVDRLQIDRPGTLMPKFHAINIKFPQYLKSNCKLASDFSLTQSNQLLSLSYNVFDVVDDELVNVNTTSLSLTSKDELAHKGGSHVDSGYEDFEEEETQFFINKESEYYKNKLKHSRSIPVKDRMRSINAADEVVFSMCDIPMSIDYLFELDPDFHL is encoded by the coding sequence ATGAAACTTATACTATTACcggtgttggtgttgctTGTGGTACAAGCATCTGGCTTGAACATCTTATTgtccaccaccgactctTGGGTTACCAAAAACTCCCGTCTTTTGGCCCACCAGTTGACCCAGAAAAACCATACGGTTGTGCTTGTGGCACCATTACATCAATCTGTGGGTGCTTTACACCAGAATACCCACGTTTCCAACCACAGGATCACCGACGGTGGTGACTTTGGTCACTTGTTGCCTTCCAACCAGTTGTACTataaaaacttgttgaagttggacaagATTAACTTATTACCTGGGGCCCCTAGAcgcttgttgaagaaagaagacTTGCGCAgaatcgaagaagaagtcgacGAAGAGGTTGGCGGTGGAGTGTCGTTTGTAAACACAAACCAGTGGGGAAATGATCCATTGGACAAGAACTGTTGGTACGTAAACAGTAACGACCCCATCAGCATTTTGTCGGTGGCCGTCCACAACTTGCTTCCACAGATGTACCCTGGCATGAAGATCGACTTGGCCATTTTAGGGCCCACCGAAGGAACCACAGATGACGTTCAGAATGTGGTTACACAAATGGAAAAGTTTTTACTAGTCAAGGAAATACCCACCATCTCGGTGCACTCAAAGGACTCGAGCCACATCTACTTCAAAAGTGACTTGGTCACcaagaacagaagaagtcaGTTTGCCAAGATGACCCATTATCAGAACTCCAAGATTATTGAGTTGGTTGATCGGTTGCAAATTGACCGTCCGGGTACCTTGATGCCCAAGTTCCATGCCATCAACATAAAGTTCCCCCAGTACTTGAAATCCAACTGTAAACTTGCTTCGGACTTCAGCCTTACGCAAAGTAACCAGTTGCTTCTGTTGTCGTACAATGTTTTCGACGTGGTGGATGATGAGTTAGTCAATGTcaataccaccagtttACTGTTGACCAGCAAAGATGAGTTGGCTCACAAGGGTGGTTCTCATGTGGATCTGGGCTACGaggactttgaagaagaagaaacacagtttttcatcaataaagaGTCGGAATATTACAAAAACAAGTTAAAGCACTCCAGATCGATTCCTGTCAAGGACCGTATGAGGTCCATTAATGCGGCCGATGAAGTGGTTTTTCTGATGTGTGATATCCCTATGAGCATCGACTACTTGTTTGAGCTTGACCCAGATTTTCATTTATAA